From Melanotaenia boesemani isolate fMelBoe1 chromosome 12, fMelBoe1.pri, whole genome shotgun sequence, a single genomic window includes:
- the LOC121649860 gene encoding lactase-phlorizin hydrolase-like, producing MGARGSRGATTLTANPGPPQRQEPQEVEEHPTRDPLGDKNLPHTLKKVTAVTTQQEQPLRRKAGNPVTRRCGQWNNRWHPSSKVSGLKSGVNGQKDFMLLAGPLTVEDVSSERDDVFDCSRLIPPGSKQYFEYLQSRGVTHFKVPLSWTQLLPTGLPSQPQQVVVKCYQTLLQQLLVVGLQPLVILHGSTVPESLRSRYGGWESQRLAEVFQLYAEFAFKEFAALAHSWVSSLKGSGITVMGCDIKDMVGKLDIHDAPVSHDIPDFNEVTELRSSYEKVWLKFGAQTTEERDAFLTKSFPSGFQWATSTESFKVEGGWLEGGKGETIWDRFGHDGLAFSNQTADLACDSYNKVVYDLYLLRGLQVKTYQFSISWARIFPSGHKSSQSEKGALYYDNLINALKEYGIEPVATLYHWDLPQALQDSGGWNNTSIVEAFKDYADFCFSRFGDRVKTWNTFSSPWVVSHAGYGTGEHPPGVKDYVVSSYQVTHNVLKSHAEAWHIYNDKYRQTQGGKVGIALNSDWAEPLNPTKPEDVAAADRYLQFMLGWFAHPIFVDGDYPAALKTQIEKKRNECPHSVPAILPAFTPEESKRILGTADFFGLNHYTSRLVNSSEGGCNSGPEGVGDFQPHVDPTWPSTASEWIYSVPSGLRRLLNYISTEYLKVKKVPIYITGNGMPTEDSGDSFNDTSRVEYMRSYIDETLKAISLDGVDVQRFTVQSLMDGFEGKQGYSQRFGLHYVNFEDAGRPRTPKQSAYFFSQVIKQNGFGSRKLDGFKKPQVPFSRRFITLSSSEVPSKSNVIWEKFSKQPKFQRQMYHYGTFPQDFSWGVSSSAYQIEGGWNADGKGPSVWDEFTQKPGNIPENANGNIACDSYNRLEEDLYMLRALRVKSYRISLSWSRIFPDGRRASLNQKGVDYYNKLIDGLLAHDITPMVTLYHWDLPQALQTIGGWENVEMIDIFNDFCDFCFATFGNRVKFWMTFNQPQTIAWLGYGLGQIPPNVKNPGTAPYNVAHNLIKAHAQAYHTYDDKYRKSQGGLVSIALNSDWVEPKDVDVPREVVAADRAMQFQLGWFAHPIFKNGDYPEAMKQQVGTKSELQGLSESRLPSFTEEEKKFIRGTADVFCVNHYTTKIVSHITGLLSPHSYQHDWDFSEAEDPEAPPSSIAFQKAVAWGLRRLLNWIKEEYGDPEIFITENGVANFYDTDRRFYYKTYIDEALKAYELDGVKLKGYTATSLMDSFEWLHGYSLGFGLHHVDFNNPNRPRTPRYSAHTYHQVIKDNGFPTPDDEKMLYGNFPMDFIWSSATASYQVEGGWRADGKGLSIWDKFTHTPQKVLNDDTGDIACDSYNKIEEDIAILKQLKVTHYRFSISWPRVLPDGTTNHINEAGLNYYQRLVDALLAANIQPQITLYHWDLPQALQDVGGWRNETIVERFRDYADVIFGRFGHKVKLWITLNEPYIIAVLGHVNGEHAPGDSSQPGTQPYIVGHNLIKSHAEAWHLYNDKYRAEQKGRISITVNSDWAEPRNPHKQEDVDAARRVVQWYLGWFSHPIFNGDYSEVMKTTIRERSLAAGLPKSRLPEFTPEEIQRVKGTHDYFGLNHYCSVLAFNVDHGDNQHFEADKGAGVISDRTWLETGSPWLKITPFGLRRLLKFIKEEYGNPPIIITENGVSEQGPVDLNDVHRRYFYEKYINQVLKAHLLDDVNIIGYTAWSLMDNLEWAAGYTETFGLFHVNRSDPELPRVPKSSVSFYSSVINCNGFPDPALGPNDCLNPEPEGKLINSCLDDC from the exons ATGGGAGCCAGAGGCAGTAGAGGAGCAACCACCTTGACCGCCAACCCGGGACCTCCTCAGAGACAGGAAccacaggaggtggaggagcaTCCCACCAGGGACCCCCTTGGAGACAAGAACTTGCCTCACACCCTGAAGAAG GTGACTGCCGTCACAACGCAGCAGGAGCAGCCTCTGAGGAGGAAAGCGGGGAACCCAGTGACGAGGAGATGTGGTCAGTGGAACAACAGGTGGCATCCTTCCTCCAAAGTAAG TGGGTTGAAAAGTGGAGTGAATGGACAGAAGGACTTCATGCTTCTTGCAGGGCCTCTGACAGTAGAGGATGTCAGCAGTGAAAGAGATGATGTGTTTGACTGCAGTCGTCTCATACCTCCTGGTTCTAAGCAGTACTTTGAGTACCTCCAGAGCAGAGGGGTTACCCACTTCAAAGTGCCACTCTCATGGACTCAGCTCCTTCCAACTGGACTCCCCAGCCAGCCTCAGCAGGTTGTGGTAAAGTGTTACCAGACCCTCCTAcagcagctgctggtggtagGACTGCAGCCTCTGGTCATCCTTCATGGATCAACTGTTCCAGAGTCTCTGAGATCCAGGTATGGAGGCTGGGAGAGCCAGAGGCTGGCAGAGGTGTTCCAGCTTTATGCTGAGTTTGCGTTCAAGGAGTTTGCAGCACTGGCACACTCATGG GTTTCTT CCCTTAAAGGCAGTGGCATCACTGTCATGGGATGTGACATAAAGGATATGGTAGGCAAGCTGGACATCCATGATGCTCCTGTCAG TCATGACATTCCAGATTTCAATGAGGTGACAGAGCTCAGGAGTAGTTATGAGAAGGTCTGGCTCAAATTTGGGGCCCAAACCACAGAAGAACGAGATGCCTTTCTGACTAAATCATTCCCTTCTGGCTTCCAATGGGCCACCTCTACAGAGTCTTTTAAGGTTGAGGGCGGTTGGTTAGAAGGTGGGAAAGGAGAAACCATTTGGGACCGCTTTGGACATGATGGGCTAGCATTTTCTAATCAGACAGCTGACCTAGCTTGTGATAGTTACAACAAGGTGGTTTATGATCTTTACCTCCTGCGAGGTCTTCAAGTCAAAACCTACCAGTTTTCCATCTCTTGGGCTCGTATTTTCCCCTCTGGCCACaaaagcagccaatcagagaaaGGGGCTCTCTACTATGACAACCTGATCAATGCTCTCAAAGAGTACGGCATTGAACCCGTTGCCACTCTCTACCACTGGGATCTGCCTCAGGCGCTTCAAGACTCAGGCGGATGGAACAACACTTCCATTGTTGAAGCTTTCAAGGACTATGCAGACTTCTGCTTCTCCAGGTTTGGAGACAGGGTCAAAACCTGGAACACATTCAGCAGCCCCTGGGTGGTGAGCCATGCTGGGTATGGCACTGGTGAGCATCCACCTGGAGTAAAGGACTATGTGGTTTCTTCATATCAG GTCACTCATAATGTGCTCAAATCCCATGCCGAAGCTTGGCATATCTATAATGACAAGTACCGACAGACACAGGGAGGCAAAGTGGGCATTGCACTGAACTCTGATTGGGCTGAGCCCCTGAACCCCACCAAACCTGAAGATGTAGCAGCTGCAGATCGATACCTGCAGTTCATGCTGGGCTGGTTTGCACATCCCATATTTGTAGATGGAGATTATCCCGCAGCACTCAAAACTCagattgaaaagaaaagaaatgaatgtCCACACTCTGTGCCAGCTATACTACCAGCTTTTACTCCAGAAGAGAGCAAGAGGATACTTGGAACTGCTGACTTTTTTGGCTTGAACCATTACACCTCCCGTTTGGTTAATAGCAGTGAAGGTGGATGCAACTCTGGTCCTGAGGGAGTAGGAGACTTCCAGCCACATGTGGACCCCACATGGCCTTCCACAGCCTCTGAGTGGATCTATTCTGTACCATCGGGACTTCGCAGGCTCCTTAACTACATTTCAACAGAATACTTGAAAGTTAAAAAAGTGCCTATCTACATAACTGGGAATGGGATGCCAACAGAGGACAGTGGAGACAGCTTCAACGACACCAGCAGAGTGGAGTACATGAGGAGTTACATCGATGAAACCCTGAAAG CAATATCCTTGGATGGAGTGGATGTGCAGCGATTCACAGTGCAGTCCCTCATGGACGGatttgaaggaaaacagggCTACAGCCAAAGATTTGGGCTTCACTACGTTAACTTTGAAGATGCAGGCAGGCCAAGAACCCCAAAGCAATCTGCATATTTCTTCTCTCAAGTTATCAAGCAAAATGGCTTTGGATCACGCAAGCTTGATGGTTTTAAGAAGCCACAAGTACCATTTTCTCGTCGTTTTATCACTCTATCATCCTCAGAGGTTCCATCTAAATCAAACGTCATCTGGGAGAAATTCTCCAAGCAGCCAAAATTCCAGAGACAAATGTATCACTATGGTACTTTCCCACAAGACTTCAGCTGGGGAGTTTCATCTTCAGCTTACCAAATTGAAGGAGGCTGGAATGCTGATGGGAAGGGACCAAGTGTCTGGGATGAATTCACTCAGAAACCTGGCAATATCCCTGAGAATGCTAATGGGAATATAGCCTGTGACAGTTATAATAGACTTGAGGAAGACCTCTACATGCTTCGAGCTCTGAGAGTAAAGTCATACAGAATCTCTTTGTCCTGGTCCAGGATCTTCCCTGATGGTAGGCGTGCCTCCCTTAACCAGAAAGGTGTTGACTATTACAATAAACTAATTGATGGCCTCTTGGCACATGATATCACCCCCATGGTGACCCTTTATCACTGGGACCTTCCTCAAGCTTTGCAAACCATTGGTGGCTGGGAAAATGTAGAGATGATTGACATTTTCAATGACTTTTGTGACTTCTGTTTTGCCACCTTTGGCAACAGAGTGAAATTCTGGATGACCTTCAACCAGCCTCAAACAATTGCATGGTTAGGATATGGACTTGGACAGATCCCACCAAATGTTAAGAACCCAGGAACTGCACCATACAATGTTGCACACAACCTAATTAAAGCTCACGCCCAGGCCTACCATACCTATGATGACAAGTATCGCAAATCCCAAGGTGGTCTAGTATCCATTGCTCTCAATTCTGATTGGGTTGAGCCTAAAGATGTTGATGTTCCCCGTGAAGTAGTGGCTGCTGACCGTGCAATGCAGTTCCAACTTGGTTGGTTTGCACACCCAATTTTCAAGAATGGTGACTATCCTGAAGCAATGAAACAGCAAGTTGGGACCAAAAGTGAACTCCAAGGACTTTCAGAGTCAAGACTCCCTTCTTTCActgaagaggagaagaaatTTATCAGGGGAACCGCTGACGTGTTCTGCGTAAATCACTATACCACAAAGATAGTTAGCCATATTACAGGCCTGCTTTCTCCTCATTCCTATCAACATGACTGGGACTTTTCAGAAGCAGAGGATCCAGAAGCACCACCTTCCTCCATTGCTTTCCAGAAAGCTGTAGCATGGGGCTTGAGAAGACTCCTCAACTGGATCAAAGAAGAGTATGGGGATCCAGAGATTTTCATCACAGAGAATGGTGTGGCCAATTTTTATGACACTGACAGAAGATTTTATTACAAGACCTACATTGATGAGGCTCTGAAAG CCTATGAACTTGATGGTGTGAAGTTGAAAGGATACACAGCAACATCACTCATGGATTCCTTTGAGTGGTTACATGGCTACAGCCTTGGATTTGGGCTTCACCATGTGGACTTCAACAACCCAAACCGCCCAAGAACACCCAGGTATTCAGCGCATACCTACCATCAAGTCATTAAGGATAATGGCTTCCCCACACCAGATGATGAGAAGATGCTTTATGGAAATTTCCCAATGGACTTCATTTGGAGCAGTGCAACAGCATCATACCAG GTTGAAGGGGGATGGAGAGCAGATGGAAAAGGTCTCAGCATCTGGGATAAATTTACTCACACTCCCCAGAAAGTGTTAAATGACGACACTGGGGACATAGCCTGTGACAGTTACAATAAAATAGAAGAGGATATTGCTATATTGAAGCAACTTAAAGTGACCCATTATCGTTTTTCCATATCCTGGCCGAGGGTGCTTCCTGACGGCACTACCAATCACATTAATGAGGCTGGACTAAATTACTATCAGAGACTGGTAGATGCACTGCTTGCTGCAAACATTCAGCCTCAA atCACTCTATACCACTGGGACCTTCCACAAGCTCTGCAGGATGTGGGGGGCTGGAGAAATGAGACTATTGTGGAAAGATTCAGGGATTATGCTGATGTCATCTTTGGCAGGTTTGGCCATAAAGTTAAACTTTGGATCACTTTAAATGAGCCCTACATAATAGCTGTGCTTGGCCATGTCAATGGAGAACATGCTCCAG GAGATAGTTCACAGCCAGGTACTCAACCCTACATTGTTGGTCACAACCTTATTAAATCTCATGCTGAGGCCTGGCACCTCTACAACGACAAGTATCGGGCTGAACAGAAAGGAAGGATCTCCATCACAGTCAATTCTGATTGGGCAGAACCCAGAAACCCCCATAAACAGGAGGACGTTGATGCTGCACGACGTGTGGTGCAG TGGTACCTTGGCTGGTTTTCCCATCCCATATTTAATGGAGACTACAGTGAGGTAATGAAGACAACCATTCGAGAGCGCAGTCTTGCTGCTGGTTTGCCAAAATCCAG GCTGCCTGAATTTACACCGGAGGAAATCCAAAGAGTTAAGGGGACCCATGATTATTTTGGGCTAAACCATTACTGCTCTGTCCTGGCATTCAATGTGGACCATGGAGACAATCAGCATTTTGAGGCTGACAA GGGTGCCGGGGTCATTTCTGATCGCACCTGGCTGGAAACAGGTTCTCCATGGCTGAAAATCACACCTTTTGGCCTCCGCAGATTACTGAAATTCATTAAGGAAGAGTATGGAAATCCCCCAATCATCATCACTGAAAATGGTGTCTCAGAACAGGGGCCTGTTGATCTAAATGATGTTCACAGGCGTTACTTCTATGAAAAGTACATTAACCAAGTGTTGAAAG CTCACTTGTTAGATGATGTGAACATCATTGGTTACACAGCCTGGTCACTGATGGACAACCTGGAGTGGGCCGCAGGTTATACAGAGACTTTTGGCCTCTTTCATGTCAATCGCTCAGACCCCGAACTTCCTCGAGTGCCAAAGAGTTCAGTGTCTTTCTACTCCTCTGTCATCAACTGCAATGGATTCCCCGATCCTGCATTAGGGCCCAATGACTGCTTGAACCCTGAACCTGAAGGT